A window of Desulfatibacillum aliphaticivorans DSM 15576 contains these coding sequences:
- a CDS encoding Eco57I restriction-modification methylase domain-containing protein, translating to MLSTAEKNRLIVSRHTPAKKKSLFGQYFTPENIAAFMAHLFPNSRGNCRLLDAGAGVGALSEAFLKRWRAGGLNFDNVKLDAFEIDSELHPYLSQALNKYQDENNFHFSIREADFISIAVESLAGDLFAEHIDRYTHAIINPPYKKINSNSGHRLALRRIGIETVNLYSAFVALTVALVEHGGHIVAIIPRSFCNGPYYRPFRKFLIENSVIRRIHLFESRSKAFKDEKVLQENIIIHLERGGYQGPVIISTSTDDSFDNIEVHEYPFNRIVHSNDSEQFIHVPTSPQVNTIENFQAQGNNICDIGVQVSTGPVVDFRLKGFLKKMPEPGTVPLLYPAHFNTNGINWPIEDIKKSNAIIRNAETEKWLYPNGFYCVVRRFTAKEEKRRIVASVVDPTFFPGVPMLGFENHLNVFHQNKSGLPSELARGLAVFLNMTEVDEYFRRFNGHTQVNATDLKRMSYPSRKALIDLGKWANKHTELTQAMIDSKMGIISK from the coding sequence ATGTTATCGACAGCAGAAAAAAATCGGCTAATAGTATCAAGGCACACCCCAGCAAAGAAAAAATCTCTATTTGGTCAGTATTTTACACCGGAGAACATTGCGGCTTTCATGGCTCATCTTTTTCCTAATTCCAGGGGCAATTGTAGACTGCTTGATGCTGGAGCTGGAGTAGGTGCACTTTCCGAAGCATTTCTGAAAAGGTGGAGGGCTGGTGGCCTTAACTTCGACAATGTTAAGTTAGACGCTTTTGAAATTGATTCTGAGTTACATCCATACTTGTCCCAGGCATTAAATAAATATCAAGATGAAAACAACTTTCATTTTAGTATTCGAGAAGCTGATTTTATTTCGATTGCGGTTGAATCACTCGCCGGGGATTTATTTGCAGAACATATTGATAGATACACACATGCAATCATAAATCCACCGTACAAAAAAATTAATAGCAATTCCGGCCATCGTTTGGCCCTGCGACGCATTGGCATTGAAACGGTCAATTTATATTCAGCTTTCGTAGCTCTCACTGTTGCTCTTGTTGAGCACGGAGGGCACATAGTGGCGATTATTCCTCGTAGCTTTTGCAATGGGCCATATTATCGTCCGTTTAGAAAATTTTTAATAGAGAATTCTGTTATTCGGCGCATTCATTTATTTGAATCGCGCAGCAAAGCATTTAAAGATGAAAAGGTCCTCCAGGAAAATATTATTATCCATTTGGAGCGTGGCGGCTATCAAGGGCCTGTGATCATTTCAACATCAACGGATGATTCCTTTGATAATATTGAGGTCCACGAGTATCCCTTCAACAGGATTGTTCATTCCAATGATTCTGAACAATTTATACATGTTCCTACTTCGCCCCAGGTAAACACTATTGAAAACTTTCAAGCACAAGGAAATAATATCTGTGACATAGGCGTTCAGGTGTCCACAGGGCCTGTGGTTGACTTCCGGTTAAAAGGTTTTTTGAAGAAGATGCCAGAGCCTGGAACTGTGCCTCTGCTTTACCCTGCCCATTTTAATACCAATGGAATTAATTGGCCTATTGAAGATATTAAGAAGTCAAATGCAATTATCCGAAATGCAGAAACAGAAAAATGGCTTTACCCAAACGGGTTTTACTGCGTGGTTCGCCGTTTCACGGCCAAGGAAGAAAAACGCAGGATTGTTGCCAGCGTAGTTGATCCCACTTTCTTTCCTGGTGTGCCCATGTTAGGCTTTGAAAATCATTTAAACGTATTTCATCAAAATAAGTCCGGCTTACCATCTGAGTTGGCAAGAGGCTTGGCTGTTTTCCTCAATATGACTGAGGTTGATGAATATTTTCGCCGATTTAATGGCCATACACAAGTCAATGCAACGGACTTGAAACGAATGAGCTATCCAAGCCGTAAGGCATTGATAGACCTCGGGAAATGGGCCAATAAACATACGGAGCTTACTCAGGCTATGATTGACTCAAAAATGGGAATAATCAGCAAATGA
- a CDS encoding SDR family oxidoreductase, with the protein MRKFPGKRVIITGAGSGFGRALALEFAKENWKIGVADINEERADETVDLVAQKGGQGLKILCDVTDAAQLEDAAALLEKEWGGVDVVVNNAGVGAAGFMEKIPMDKWDWIIGLNLKSVIHGCRAFIPLMEKQGKGHIINMASNAGIACLPEMASYNVTKAAVIALSETLRSELSTKNIGVTVVCPTFFKTNLMDQFNSTDDRQRDMAEKFFSTSRTTAEKVAKAAMKALKKNKLYVVTPWDGKLVWTLKRLCPEIWYKLVSMGYHRFDKSVGESS; encoded by the coding sequence ATGAGGAAATTTCCTGGCAAGCGGGTGATCATCACCGGCGCGGGAAGTGGATTCGGCAGAGCTCTGGCCTTGGAGTTCGCCAAGGAAAATTGGAAAATCGGCGTGGCTGACATCAACGAAGAACGCGCTGACGAAACTGTGGACCTGGTCGCCCAAAAGGGCGGCCAGGGCCTTAAAATCCTGTGCGACGTCACGGACGCCGCGCAGCTTGAAGACGCCGCCGCTTTGCTTGAAAAGGAATGGGGCGGCGTGGATGTTGTGGTGAACAACGCGGGCGTGGGCGCGGCCGGATTCATGGAAAAGATTCCCATGGACAAATGGGACTGGATCATCGGCCTGAACCTGAAAAGCGTGATCCACGGGTGCCGCGCCTTTATTCCCTTGATGGAAAAGCAGGGCAAAGGGCACATCATCAACATGGCTTCCAACGCAGGCATAGCCTGCCTGCCCGAGATGGCCAGTTACAACGTGACCAAGGCGGCGGTCATCGCCCTGTCCGAAACCCTTCGGAGCGAGCTTTCCACCAAAAACATCGGCGTTACGGTTGTTTGCCCCACCTTTTTTAAAACCAACTTAATGGATCAGTTCAACTCCACGGACGACCGGCAGCGGGACATGGCGGAGAAATTTTTCAGCACGTCCCGGACCACGGCGGAAAAGGTGGCCAAGGCCGCCATGAAAGCCCTGAAAAAGAACAAGCTCTACGTGGTCACGCCCTGGGACGGCAAACTGGTCTGGACCCTCAAGCGCCTGTGTCCGGAAATCTGGTATAAACTGGTGTCCATGGGCTATCATCGGTTCGACAAAAGCGTGGGCGAATCCTCATGA
- a CDS encoding alpha/beta hydrolase family protein, with protein sequence MLNKLSKPLDFAGGCVDGVFLMLPKILKPFAKSKVVDKDSYMAQVEFYLDQGYADDPASFFDLPEAPPEYPSVNRDPFLDGQREHITWESGFEAKNPLLREEYASYLENRTAHMLRWTHGEPGRKTVVCLHGFMLGEPDQAERMFKVKKLYNMGLDVALLIAPFHWERAPSGPGAANIALQPDNVPMTAEFMGQIMFDLASALLLLKKMDAGELGLIGASMGGYTASLFSCLSDMHSFAAMMVPAVNFSKPIGPDTVSMPFAMDKSMKEKVNKVWEFHSPLHLTPKIPRDRILVIASKGDRICPFEYVEALCRKWQGIRCTFMTGGHWMVFNGKLRGQAWYGFLHDMEFI encoded by the coding sequence ATGCTAAACAAACTATCCAAACCGCTGGACTTCGCCGGCGGCTGCGTGGACGGCGTCTTTTTGATGCTGCCCAAAATACTGAAGCCCTTCGCCAAATCAAAGGTTGTGGACAAGGACTCCTACATGGCCCAGGTGGAATTCTACCTGGACCAGGGATACGCGGACGATCCGGCCTCGTTCTTCGATCTGCCGGAGGCGCCGCCCGAATATCCCTCCGTAAACCGGGACCCGTTTTTGGACGGCCAACGGGAGCACATCACCTGGGAAAGCGGGTTTGAGGCGAAAAATCCGCTCCTCCGCGAGGAATACGCCTCCTACCTGGAAAACCGCACGGCCCATATGCTGCGCTGGACCCACGGAGAGCCCGGCCGCAAGACCGTGGTCTGCCTCCACGGATTCATGCTGGGCGAGCCGGATCAGGCGGAAAGGATGTTCAAGGTCAAAAAACTCTATAACATGGGCCTGGACGTGGCATTGTTAATCGCTCCCTTTCATTGGGAGCGGGCGCCTTCCGGCCCGGGGGCGGCCAACATCGCCCTGCAGCCGGACAACGTGCCCATGACAGCTGAGTTCATGGGGCAGATCATGTTTGACTTGGCCAGCGCCTTGCTTTTGCTGAAGAAAATGGACGCCGGGGAATTGGGGCTTATCGGCGCCAGCATGGGAGGCTACACCGCCTCGTTGTTCTCTTGCCTGAGCGACATGCATTCCTTTGCAGCCATGATGGTGCCGGCCGTGAATTTTTCCAAGCCCATCGGCCCGGACACGGTTTCCATGCCCTTTGCTATGGACAAATCCATGAAGGAGAAGGTAAACAAAGTGTGGGAGTTTCACTCTCCCTTACACCTCACGCCGAAAATACCCCGGGACCGCATCCTGGTCATCGCTTCCAAGGGGGACAGGATTTGCCCCTTTGAATACGTGGAAGCCCTCTGCCGAAAATGGCAAGGAATTCGCTGCACCTTCATGACGGGCGGGCATTGGATGGTCTTCAACGGCAAGCTCCGGGGCCAGGCGTGGTACGGCTTTTTGCACGATATGGAGTTTATTTAA
- a CDS encoding acyl-CoA dehydrogenase, protein MAQVIADRRDIEFVLYEQLEADKINKHKEYSDLDKKSLDLIITEARNLALKELLPINSEADKTGLRFENNQVFVPEVFHKPFKILAEDGWGSVTEDPELGGQGLPTLIMQPIIEYLMGACGVCLGYVTMGHGTGKMIELFGTEKQKELYLKNLYSAKWGGTMVLTEAEAGSDVGNLSTTAKKNDDGTYSITGNKIFITYGEHDLTENIIHPVLARIEGAPAGTAGISIFIVPKIWVNDDGSLGEPNDVVCTGIEEKMGIHASATCSLAFGGKGQCRGYLLGEENKGMKVMFLMMNEARLNVGFQGFSAASVAYMYACNYAKERIQGRALEDSANKDAKPVAIINHPDVRRNLLTMKAYTDGMRSFIYYVADLFDKEELAESPEEADRFNKLIQLYTPVIKAYCTDKGFELASTGIQVYGGYGYISEYPMEQILRDAKIGSIYEGTNGIQAMDLIGRKLGMDKGAIFMSFMGEVAKTVAQAKAVPGLEDMAAKVEAACNRLGETAMHLGKTAVSPQFKAAFAHSTHFLEAMGDVIMAWMLLWRAVISAPKIEKQKKAVEKEYYEGQVKTAEFFIFNMLPVTMGKMDSITITNPAALEIADSCFGG, encoded by the coding sequence ATGGCACAAGTAATTGCCGACCGCAGAGACATAGAATTTGTTTTGTACGAGCAACTGGAAGCCGATAAGATTAACAAGCACAAGGAATACTCGGACCTGGACAAAAAGTCGCTCGACCTCATCATTACCGAAGCCAGGAACCTGGCCTTGAAAGAGCTTCTGCCCATCAACTCGGAAGCGGACAAGACCGGCCTGCGTTTTGAAAACAATCAGGTTTTTGTGCCGGAAGTATTTCACAAGCCGTTTAAGATTTTGGCCGAAGACGGCTGGGGATCCGTGACCGAAGATCCCGAACTGGGCGGACAGGGCCTTCCCACCCTGATCATGCAGCCCATCATCGAATACCTCATGGGCGCTTGCGGCGTGTGCCTGGGCTACGTGACCATGGGCCACGGCACCGGCAAGATGATCGAACTCTTTGGCACGGAAAAGCAAAAGGAACTGTATTTAAAGAACCTGTATTCGGCGAAATGGGGCGGAACCATGGTTCTGACCGAAGCCGAAGCCGGCTCCGATGTGGGCAACCTTTCCACCACGGCCAAGAAAAACGACGACGGCACATATTCCATCACCGGCAACAAGATTTTCATCACCTACGGCGAGCACGACCTGACCGAAAACATCATCCATCCGGTCCTGGCCAGGATTGAAGGCGCTCCCGCAGGAACCGCCGGCATCTCCATTTTCATTGTGCCTAAAATCTGGGTGAACGACGACGGCTCCCTGGGCGAACCCAACGACGTGGTCTGCACGGGCATTGAAGAGAAAATGGGCATCCACGCCAGCGCCACCTGCTCCCTGGCCTTCGGCGGCAAGGGCCAGTGCCGCGGCTACCTGCTTGGCGAGGAAAACAAGGGCATGAAAGTCATGTTCCTCATGATGAACGAAGCCCGTTTGAACGTGGGCTTCCAGGGCTTTTCCGCCGCCTCCGTGGCCTACATGTACGCCTGCAACTACGCCAAGGAAAGAATCCAGGGCCGGGCCCTGGAGGACAGCGCCAACAAGGACGCCAAGCCGGTGGCCATCATCAACCATCCGGACGTACGGCGCAACCTGCTAACCATGAAAGCCTACACCGACGGCATGCGCAGCTTCATCTATTACGTGGCCGACCTGTTCGACAAAGAAGAACTGGCCGAAAGCCCGGAAGAAGCCGACCGTTTCAACAAGCTCATTCAGCTTTACACGCCCGTCATCAAAGCCTATTGCACGGACAAGGGCTTTGAACTGGCCTCCACCGGCATACAGGTATACGGCGGCTACGGCTACATCAGTGAGTATCCCATGGAGCAGATCCTACGGGACGCCAAGATCGGCAGCATTTACGAAGGCACCAACGGCATCCAGGCCATGGACCTCATCGGCCGCAAATTGGGCATGGACAAGGGCGCCATCTTCATGTCATTCATGGGTGAAGTCGCCAAAACCGTGGCCCAAGCCAAGGCCGTTCCCGGCCTGGAAGACATGGCCGCCAAAGTGGAAGCCGCGTGCAACCGCCTGGGCGAAACCGCCATGCATTTGGGCAAAACCGCGGTCAGCCCGCAATTTAAGGCCGCCTTCGCCCATTCCACCCATTTCCTGGAAGCCATGGGCGACGTGATCATGGCCTGGATGCTTCTGTGGCGTGCGGTCATTTCCGCCCCGAAAATCGAAAAGCAGAAAAAAGCCGTGGAAAAGGAATATTACGAAGGACAGGTCAAAACGGCGGAGTTCTTTATTTTCAACATGCTCCCCGTGACCATGGGCAAGATGGATTCCATCACCATAACCAACCCGGCCGCATTGGAGATAGCAGACTCCTGCTTCGGCGGCTGA
- a CDS encoding BsuBI/PstI family type II restriction endonuclease yields MKKSESKIFAAIQIITALGLPKAQQNERSALCLLALLNLTPNKKWSDADCPLMGITPIMNWVRDHYGKVYAPNTRETFRRQSMHQFCIAGLALYNPDKPDRPVNSPKAVYQIEPKVLELIRLFRTRGWSNALNLYLSGRETLIVQYAKEREQNRIPVKIAPCKEITISPGEHSELIRDIIEDFAERFAPGSELVYAGDTGEKWGYFDKALLTKLGVIVDSHGKMPDVVLYYGKRNWLLLVEAVTSHGPVDGKRHAELAELFSGSTVGLVYVTAFPNRTIMGKYLSEIAWETEVWVADAPSHLIHFNGIRFLGPYEHS; encoded by the coding sequence ATGAAAAAAAGTGAGAGCAAAATTTTTGCGGCAATTCAGATCATCACTGCACTAGGCCTCCCAAAAGCGCAGCAAAATGAGAGGTCTGCACTTTGTTTGCTCGCTTTATTGAATCTCACGCCCAACAAGAAATGGTCGGATGCAGATTGTCCGCTTATGGGAATAACGCCCATAATGAATTGGGTTCGTGACCATTACGGCAAAGTATATGCGCCAAATACCCGTGAAACGTTTCGGCGACAATCTATGCATCAGTTCTGTATAGCCGGACTCGCTCTTTACAACCCAGACAAACCCGATCGCCCTGTTAACAGCCCAAAGGCAGTCTATCAGATAGAACCAAAAGTTTTGGAATTAATACGACTATTTAGAACACGGGGATGGAGTAACGCATTGAACCTCTATCTATCTGGGCGAGAAACGCTGATTGTTCAGTATGCGAAGGAGCGAGAGCAAAATCGAATTCCCGTTAAGATTGCGCCTTGTAAGGAGATTACAATAAGCCCAGGGGAACACAGTGAACTAATTCGTGATATTATTGAGGATTTTGCTGAGCGCTTTGCTCCAGGAAGCGAGTTAGTTTACGCAGGAGATACTGGAGAAAAATGGGGGTACTTTGACAAAGCCCTTTTGACTAAACTCGGTGTGATTGTTGACTCCCATGGGAAAATGCCTGATGTCGTTTTATATTATGGAAAGAGAAATTGGCTGCTGCTTGTTGAAGCTGTGACGAGCCATGGCCCAGTAGACGGCAAGCGGCACGCAGAGCTCGCCGAACTTTTTTCAGGGTCAACCGTCGGGCTGGTATATGTGACGGCCTTTCCTAATAGGACCATAATGGGAAAGTATCTTTCTGAAATAGCGTGGGAAACTGAAGTGTGGGTTGCAGATGCTCCATCGCACTTGATTCATTTTAATGGGATACGCTTTCTTGGCCCTTATGAGCACTCTTGA
- a CDS encoding MBL fold metallo-hydrolase: MTMPRLSREIMPGVHRISLPLPGKQPGPVNAYVFVGDTVTLLDTGTSKTVGLLGAAMGELGLSFSDIDRIVVTHGHLDHYGGAKKIKEASRYDIELVAAEEDIRGVEQGSTVPNSSMTYFLKTMGVPKIFPPLMIALNYVFARMADNCPVDAIMEDGQKLDMGRHEATVVRTPGHTRGSVCLYLEKDGVVFSGDHVLEHITPNALPMLEDWPGLPERKSQMEFYDSIDRIEALDPAVLHTGHGKRIRDLASVIDMYRKAFTARQKRVLSSIRPRDESVFTIARRLFPNIELNLRFPMEMYLAISEVYTHLQVLEEEGEVCLALEKNRLRVFRN, encoded by the coding sequence ATGACAATGCCTCGACTCAGCCGGGAAATCATGCCTGGCGTGCATAGAATCTCTTTGCCTCTGCCGGGAAAGCAGCCGGGACCGGTCAACGCCTATGTGTTTGTGGGCGACACCGTCACCCTGCTGGATACGGGAACCTCCAAAACCGTGGGCCTCCTGGGCGCCGCCATGGGCGAACTGGGGCTCAGTTTTTCGGATATCGACCGCATTGTGGTCACCCACGGGCATCTGGATCATTACGGCGGGGCCAAGAAAATCAAGGAGGCCTCGCGGTACGACATCGAACTGGTGGCCGCGGAGGAGGACATCCGCGGCGTGGAACAAGGCAGCACGGTTCCCAATTCCAGCATGACCTATTTTTTGAAGACCATGGGCGTGCCGAAAATTTTTCCGCCCCTGATGATCGCCCTGAACTACGTGTTCGCCCGCATGGCCGACAACTGCCCCGTGGACGCAATTATGGAAGACGGGCAAAAGCTGGACATGGGCCGGCACGAAGCCACGGTGGTGCGCACTCCCGGCCATACCCGGGGATCGGTCTGCCTGTACCTGGAAAAGGACGGCGTGGTGTTTTCCGGCGATCACGTCCTGGAGCACATTACGCCCAACGCCCTGCCTATGCTGGAGGATTGGCCCGGCCTGCCCGAGCGGAAAAGCCAGATGGAGTTTTACGACTCCATTGACCGCATCGAGGCCCTGGATCCGGCCGTGCTTCACACCGGTCACGGCAAGAGAATCCGCGACCTGGCATCCGTGATCGACATGTACCGGAAGGCTTTTACGGCCAGGCAAAAAAGGGTATTGTCTTCGATCCGCCCAAGGGACGAATCCGTGTTCACCATCGCCCGGAGGCTCTTTCCCAATATTGAACTGAACCTCCGCTTTCCCATGGAAATGTATTTGGCCATATCCGAGGTGTACACGCACCTGCAGGTCCTGGAGGAAGAGGGGGAGGTTTGCCTGGCCTTGGAAAAAAACCGCCTGAGGGTGTTCAGGAATTAA
- a CDS encoding acylphosphatase, which produces MADIKCVRARITGVVQGVSFRYHTQETANLHGVNGWVRNMPDGSVEAVFQGDPKAVRAVLDWCWIGPSFGRVDDVVIQDEPADEEFTSFRIAYS; this is translated from the coding sequence ATGGCGGATATAAAATGCGTGCGAGCCAGAATCACCGGCGTTGTCCAGGGCGTCAGCTTTCGTTACCATACCCAAGAGACCGCCAACCTCCACGGCGTGAACGGCTGGGTCAGGAATATGCCGGACGGCTCCGTGGAAGCGGTCTTCCAGGGAGATCCCAAGGCCGTCAGGGCGGTCCTTGACTGGTGCTGGATCGGCCCTTCCTTCGGCCGGGTGGATGACGTCGTCATCCAGGACGAACCCGCGGACGAAGAGTTTACCTCCTTCCGTATCGCCTATTCGTAG